The Streptomyces sp. NBC_00306 sequence GAAGTTGGCGAGGCGGTTGGCGGTGGCCCGGACCTCGCGCCGCATCCGGCGCTCCTCCCAGGCGAGCACCGACTCGTGCGCGCCCAGACGCGTCAACAGCGCGCCGATCGCATCACCGTCACGGACGACGACGCGGTCCACACCGCGTACCTCCCGCGCCTTCGCGGCGATGGAGAGCCGGCGGGCCGCGCCGACCAGCGCGAGCGCCGCCTCGGGGCCGGGGCAGGTGACCTCCAGCGACGAGGAGCGGCCGGGCTCGGTCAGCGAGCCATGGGCCAGGAACGCCCCGCGCCAGGCGGCCTCCGCGTCACAGGTGGCACCGGAGACGACCTGCGGCGGCAGGCCCCGGATCGGCCTCCCCCGGCCGTCGACCAGCCCTGTCTGGCGGGCGAGCTGGTCGCCGCCCGCCACCACGCGTACGACATAGCGCGAGCCGCGGCGCAGTCCCCCGGGCGCCATCACCATCAGCTCGGAACTGTGTCCGAAGATCTCCAGGATGTCCCGCTTCAGCCGGCGCGCGGCGATGCCGGTGTCCAGCTCCGCCTCGATCACGATGCGGCCGCTCACCAGGTGCAGCCCGCCCGCGAACCGCAGGATCGCCGAGACCTCCGCCTTTCTGCAGCAGGTCCGGGTGACGGGAAGCCGGGAGATTTCGTCCTTCACCGCTGCCGTCATCGCCATGGGCCGATCCTTCCATGCATCCGAAAAATACGGTCGTACGCGGCGGCCAACAGCTCCGGATCATGCTTCGGAACGCCGTCGGGCGAGGCCACGGGGGCCAGCTCGACCGCGGCGCCGAGGCTCTTTGCGGCATCGGCGAGGGACTCTCGGTCGGGCACGGCGGCCTCGTCGGCCAGCACCACGTCGAGGGCGAGTTTAGGCGCGTGTCGTCCCAAAACCTCCAAATGACGCTGCGGTGAGAAGCCTTCTGTTTCGCCG is a genomic window containing:
- the whiA gene encoding DNA-binding protein WhiA; translation: MAMTAAVKDEISRLPVTRTCCRKAEVSAILRFAGGLHLVSGRIVIEAELDTGIAARRLKRDILEIFGHSSELMVMAPGGLRRGSRYVVRVVAGGDQLARQTGLVDGRGRPIRGLPPQVVSGATCDAEAAWRGAFLAHGSLTEPGRSSSLEVTCPGPEAALALVGAARRLSIAAKAREVRGVDRVVVRDGDAIGALLTRLGAHESVLAWEERRMRREVRATANRLANFDDANLRRSARAAVAAGARVQRALEILGEEVPEHLAAAGRLRMEHKQASLEELGALADPPLTKDAVAGRIRRLLAMADKRAQDLGIPGTESTLSEELADGLVG